The Corynebacterium marinum DSM 44953 genome contains the following window.
GCCCGTCGACCCGGAGCTGCTGGTGCGCGAGCAGCTGGAGTTCTACCGCCGCCACCCCGGCGTCGTCGAGGCGGGCATGGCGCGCCACGCCGAACGCATCGAGCTGCTGGGGCTCGACCGGTGAGCGCCGCCGTCACGCACCTGATCGTCGGCCCGGACGGGCACGGGGTCACCGAGTACGCGCTCGCCCTGGCCCGTCACGCCGGCGGCGCCGTGGTCCGGGACACCGGCCCGCTGCCGCCCGGCCCCGTGCACGTCACCTTCACCGACCATCTCTTCGGCCCCTCCCCGGACGAGGCCGTCGACCGGGTGCTCGCCCGGTGCGCGGGGCATCCCCTCAGCATCAGCCTGCACGACATCCCGCAGCCGGAGGAGGGCGCGGAGAGGTTCGCCCGGCGCTCCCCCGCCTACCGCCGGCTGGCGGAGGCCGGGGACCTGGTGGCCGGCAATTCGCGGCACGAGGCCTCCTTCTTCGACTCCCCCGTCGAGGTCATTCCGCTGCCCGTGCCCGTGATCGAGTCCCGCTACGAACCGGAACCCGGCACTGTGGGGGTCCTCGGTTTCATCTACCCGGGCAAGGGCCACGACGATGTCATCCGCGCGTTGGCGGGCACGGGGCTGAAGGTCCGCGCGCTCGGGGGAGTGAGCGCCGGCCACGAGAACTGGGCCCGCCACCTGCGGGAGCTCGCCGCCGAGTGCGGCGTCGACCTGCACATCACCGGCTACCTCTCCGACGCCGATCTCGCCGCGGAGATGGGCCGGATCGCGGTGCCCGTGTGCGCGCACCGCCACTACTCCGCCTCCGGCTCGCTCATGACGTGGCTGGGCGCCGGCCGCCGGGTCCTGGTCAGCGATTCGCCCTACACCCGCGAGATGGCCGGGCAGTGGCCCGGGCGCATCGGCATCGTCTCGGACTGGCGCACCTCGCTTCTCGACGCCGCCTCCTCCCCCACCCCGCCCATCGGCGCCGCCGCCGGCTGGGACTGGCCCCAGGTCGCCGACGCATGGGCGCAGGCCTGGGTGGATCTGTGGCCTGCGGTGAGTGTGGTCATCCCCTACTACAACAACGCCGACGGTCTGCGGGAGGTGGTCGCCGGCGTGCGCGCCCAGGACTACCCCGGGCCGGTGGAGATCGTCGTCGCCGACGACGGTTCCTCCATCCCGCCCCCGGAGCTGGGCTGCGTGGTGGTGCGCCAGGAGGACCTGGGTTTCCGGGCGGCGGCCGCCCGCAACCTCGGCACCGCGGCGGCGCGGGGCGAGGTGCTCGCCTTCTTCGACGGCGACACCGTCCCCGCCCCCGGCTACCTGCGCGCCGTGGTGCCCCACGTGGTGGCGGACCGGCGGGCGGTGGTGGCCGGCACACGGCTCACCGGCCCCGGGCGGACCGAACCCGCCTGGCTGAGGCAGGCCTGGGACCGGACGGGGCACCTGTCGCGACCGGATGAAACCAGCTGGCGCTTCATCATCTCCGCCGTGCTGACCTGTGCGAGGTCGTTCTTCGACGAGGTCGGGGGCTTCGACGCCACCATCGTCGGCTACGGCGGGGAGGACTGGGAGTTCGGTTTCCGCGCCTGGCATGCGGGGGCGGTCTTCATCCACGAGCCCCGGGCCGTGGCCACCCACGACGAACCAGACTGGGGCGGCCGCTCCCCGGACGCAGCCCAGAAGAACGCCGAATCGATCGCGCTCGCCCACCGGGTCACGCATCCCTCAGCCCGCCCTGCGGGCGTGTTTTTCGAAGCCGCCGACATCTGCGTCCGCGTCCCCTCTTTCGTCGCCCCGGGGGTGGCGGAGACCGTCATCGCCGGGTGGTTGCGGGCCGGCGATGTCTTCGTGATCACGGACACGGTGCCGGAACTCTTCCGCGCCGACCCGCGGGTGCGCACCGGCGCACAGGGCCAACGCATCACCTTCACGCTCGCCCTGCCCGCGGTGCCCGCCGGGCCGGTCGCGGACCTGGTCGAGCGGATCTGCGCGGCGGGAGGCGACGCGGAACTCACCGTCGGCCAAGAGGTGGCGGCGGCGGCGCGCACGCGGCGCCGGGAAGCACTCGGCGGGGAAACCGTCACCCTCCCGGTCGACTGGGAGATCGTCGAGGGACCCCGGCGCCTGGAACGCGACTTCGCCGGGTGGTGAGGCCGGGAAGGTGAAACGGCCCCGCATACAGGTGCGGGGCCGAGGTTCTGGGGGGTGCGTGCTATTCCTCCGGGAGTGCCGGGGGGATGCCGGTGCGCTCGTAGTCGGCGAGGATGTCGATGCGTCGCTGGTGGCGCTCCGCCTTCGACCACTCCTGATCCAGGAAGGCGTCGACGATGGCGATGGCCTCCTCCTCGGAGTGCATCCGGCCGCCGAGGCCGATGAGCTGGGCGTTGTTGTGCTCGCGCGCCAGGCGGGCGGTCTCCGGGGACCAGGCCAGGGCGCAGCGGGCGCCCTCGACCTTGTTGGCGGCGATCTGCTCGCCGTTGCCGGAACCCCCGAGGACGATGCCGAGGGAACCCGGGTCGTTGACGGTGCGGAGGGCTGCCTCGATGCAGAAGGCCGGGTAGTCGTCCTCGGCATCGTAGGTGTGGGCGCCGCAGTCGATGACGTCGTGGCCCTGCTTCTTCAGGTGCTCGGCGATGACGTTCTTCATGTCAAAGCCGGCGTGGTCTGCTCCAAGGTATACGCGCATGGCACTGACTCTACCTGGCAGGCAGACACCTGAAGGTTAGACCTGCGGGTTCTCCGTGCGGGAGCGCTTGATCTCGAAGAAGTAGGGATACTCGGCGAGGCGCACGGCGGCGTCGAAAAGCTCGCCGGCCTCCTCACCGGCGGGAACACGGGTGATCACGGGACCGAAGAAGGCGGTGTCGCCGAATTTGATCACCGGGGTGCCCACGTCGTCGCCGACGCCGTCGATGGCGGCCTGGTGGAAGTCGCGGAGCTGCTCGTCGACCTGCTCGGAGTTGGCCACCGTGGCGTAGGTGGCGTTGAGGCCGGCCTCGTCGAGCGCCTGCTCGATGACGCCGTCATAGGCGCCGAAACCCTTCTTGCCGCTCTCCTTGCCGGCGTGGACGATGGTGCCCATGGCGGTGTAGAGCTCGTCGACCTTCTCCGGTTCCTCGGCGGCGACCTTGGCGAAGACGCGGGCGGGGCCCCAGGCGGCCTTCATCATCTCGGTGTAACCCTCGTCGAGGTCGCGGCCGTCGTTGAGCACGGCCAGGGACATCGGGGTCCACTGGACGGTGATGTCGCGGACCTTCTCCACCTCCTTGATCCAGCGGGAGGTCTGCCAGGCGAAGGGACAGGTGACGTCGAACCAGAAAGTAACGGTGTTGGTGGTCATGGCTCCCCACGATAGCGCCGGATTAGGCTGTGGGTGATCCCACACGGCCCAACGAGCAGGAGACCGCCCCATGACCTCAACGAACCTCACCCGCGACGAGGCCGCCCACCGCGCCCGGCTGCTGGAGGTGGACAACTACGACATCGCACTGGATCTGACCGGTTCGGACACCGAGTTCTCCTCCGTCACCACCGTCTCGTTCACCGTGCGGGAAGCGGGTTCGACGTTCCTCGACCTGCGCGCCACGAGCGTCGAGGGCGTGCATCTGGACGGCCGGGACATCCGCCGCGAGGCACTCACCCTCGACGAGCAGGGTTACGACGCCACCCACGGCATCGCGCTGGAGGATCTCGCCCCGGGACGGCACACACTGCGGGTCACCGCGACCTGCCTCTACTCCCGGACCGGCGAAGGGCTGCACCGTTTCGTCGACCCGGCCGACAACCTCACCTACTTCTACACCCAGTTCGAGACGGCCGACGCCAAGCGCGTGTTCGCCTGCTTCGACCAGCCGGACCTCAAGGCGACCTACGACATCGCGGTGACCACCCCGGACGACTGGCGGGTCATCTCCAACGCGCCGCAGCAGACGAGCTCCTCCGGCGGGCGCACGCTCCACCGCTCCCGCATCGACTATCCGCTGTCCACCTACCTCATCGCCCTGTGCGTCGGCCCGTACCACGAGGTCCGCTCCACCTGGCGGGGCACGCTCACCCACCACCCGGAGACTCCGGCCGGCCAGCCGACGGACGTCACGGTGCCCATGGCGATCTACTGCCGGCGTTCTCTGGCGGAGCACCTCGACGCCGACCGCCTGTTCACAGAGACGAAGCAGGGCTTCGACTTCTTCCACGCCCACTTCGGCATGGCCTACCCCTTCGGCAAGTACGACCAGGTCTTCTGCCCCGAGTACAACATGGGCGCGATGGAGAACGCCGCGTGCGTGACCATCCGCGACGAGTACGTCTTCACCTCGAAGGCCACGCACTACAAGTACGAGCGCCGCGCGGAGACGATCCTCCACGAGCTCGCCCACATGTGGTTCGGCGACCTGGTGACCATGGAGTGGTGGGACGACCTGTGGCTCAACGAGTCCTTCGCCACCTGGTCGGCCGCTCTTTCCCAGGCCGAGGCCACGGAGTACGACACCGCCTGGGTGACCTTCGCCAACGTGGAGAAGTCCTGGGCCTACAGCCAGGACCAGCTGCCCTCGACCCACCCCATCCTCGCCGACGCCACCGACATCGAGACCGTGGAGCAGAACTTCGACGGCATCACCTACGCCAAGGGGGCGAGCGTGCTCAAGCAGCTGCAGGCCTACGTCGGCCGGGACGCCTTCCTGTCGGGTGTGCGCCGCCATTTCGCCGACCACGCCTGGGGTAACGCCACTTTCGACGATCTGCTCGGCGCGCTGCAGACCGCCTCCGGCCGCGACCTCTCCGGCTGGGCCGACCAGTGGCTCAAGACCACCGGCGTCAACCGTCTCTCCCCCGCCTTCGAGGTCGCCGACGGCAGGTACACCTCCTTCGCCGTCGAGCAGGCCGGCGCCGAACCCGGCGCGGACGAGCTGCGCACCCACCGCATCGCCGTCGGCCTCTACTCGCTTGTCGACGACCGCGTCACCCGCACCCACCGCGTCGAACTCGACGTCTCCGCGGCCGCGACGCAGGTGCCGGAGCTGGTCGGCGCCGCGAAGGCGGACCTGGTCCTGGTCAACGACGACGACCTCACCTACTGCCTCATGCAGCTCGACGAGGAGTCCCTGTCTTTCGTGGTGGACAACATCGACCGCATCGACGACCCCATGGCACGCACCCTGTGCTGGTCCGCCGCCTGGGAGGCCACCCGCGACGGCGCCATGAAGGCCCGCGACTTCGCCCGCCTGGTGGCCCGCGGAGCCCGGGCCGAAACCGAACTGGCCGTCCTCGAGCGCATCCTCGGCCAGGCCACTACCGCGCTGCGCACCTATGCGGATCCCGCCTGGGCGCACACCGAAGGCCGGGATCTGCTGGTCGACGCTTTCCTGGCCGGCGAGCGGGAGGGCACCGAGGAGACCTCGCTGGTATTCGCCCAGGCAGTGACCAGGCTCCCGCTCAACGACGCCGCCGCGGACCACCTCGAGCAGGTCCTCGCCGAATCCGACGACGCCGAACTGCGCTGGCTCGCACTGGCCGCCCTGGCCGCCTACGGCCGGGCCGGTACGGCGGAGATCCAGGCCGAACGCTCCCGCGACCGCTCCGCCACCGGCACCCAGGCCGCCCTGCGCGCCGAGGCCGCAGTGAACGACCCGGCCGTGAAGAAGCGCGTGTGGGAGGAGGTCGTCGCCGGCGACCTGGCGAACCTCGATGCCCGCCACAAGATGGCCGGCCTGGTCTACCCGGGCTCCACCGAGCACCTCATGCCGTTGGCGGAGGCCTATTTCGACGTGGCACCCAAGGTGTGGGAGCACCCCTCCCACGAAATGGCCCTGTCCACGCTCAACGGCCTGTACCCGGTGTGGGACATCTCCACGGAGGGTCTGGCGCGCGCCGACGCCTTCCTCTACCACGACCTCCCCGCGGGCCTGCGCCGCGTGATCGCGGAGCAGCACGACCGGGTGGCCCGCGCGCTGCGCAACCGGGCGGTGGACGCGGAGTAGGACGGCCGGTCCCGCATCAGATGCGGGCGGCGCTAGGCGTACTGTGCCTCGGTGACCACCCGGACGTGTGCGATGTCGGGGCGCAGCACGTCCCGGGAGTACTCGACGGGCAGCCCGCCCTCGGTCAGGAGGGTTCGGCAGATGTGCAGCAACGGCAGGTCCCGGTCCACGGCCAGGGCCTCGGCCTCGTCGTCCGCGGCCAGGCCTGGGGCGATGACCTCGGTTTTCCGGGTCAGCCGGAGGTTCCAGCGGGTGTGGAGGAGCTCCGGGATCGACTGGGAGAGGTCCTCCTCGAGCAGTCCCGGCACGAGCGCGGGCGGATAGAAGGAGTGCTGGATGATCAGCGGGGTCCCCTTCACCGAACCGAGGCGGGCGACGCGGTAGACGGGCTCGCAGGGGGCGATCTGCAGGGCTGCGGCGACGCAGGGGTCCGCGTCGACCTGACCCGCGTGGAGCACCCGGGCGGTGATCTCCAGGCCGTCCCGGCGCAGCTGCTGGGGCAGCCCTTCCATGCAGTTGAGTTCCACCACGGACGGGACAGTGCGGACGAAGGTGCCTCCGCTGCGGCCTCGTCGGCGTTCGATCAGCCCCTCCTGCTGCAGGACGTCGAGCGCGCTGCGGACGGTCATCCGGGCGACGCCGAACTCCTCGACCAGTTCACGTTCGGTGGGGAGCCGGTCCCCGCCGGTGAGCCCGCACCGGCTGATGCGTTCGCGGACGGCATCGGCGATGGCCAGGTAGGCGGGGCGTCGGGAGAGCGGGAAGTTCACGCGACCATCTTAGTTGCATTAAAACTGGGTTATGTAATTACCTCAGCCGCGCGGGGGTTTCCGGTCCCCCACCTCGATGCGCGGGCGCACGGAGATGTCGGTGATCTGGGCGCTCGGGCCGGCGTCGACGACGGTGCGGACCGCGCGGGCGACCTCCACCGGTTCGATGTAGTGCTCAGCGACGTACTCGGCGCCGCTCTGCGCCTGCAGCCGCTCGAGCATCGGGGTGTCGGTGGGCCCCGGGGCGACGGTGCTCACGCGGACGCCCGCCCCGGATTCGGCCTTGCGCAGGCCGTCGGCCACCGCGTAGAGGGCGTGCTTGGTGGCGGCGTAGACGATGTTGTCGCCGTAGGACCCGCGGCCGGCACCGGAGTTGATGAACACCACCGTGCCCCGGGCGGCGCGCAGGGCGGGCAGCACCCTCCGGGTGAGCTCGGCGGGCACCACGACGTTGATGTCCAGTGCGGTGCGCCAGTCGGCGACCCGCGCGGATTCCACGCTGAACTTCGTGGCGACGGCGGCGGCGTGCACGACGACGTCGATACGCGTGAGGTCCAGCAGCCGGGCCACCGGGGAGGGCGCCTCCGTGCCGCCGAGCAGGTCGGTGACCAGGTCGGTGGACACGGGGGTGACGTTGGAGAGCGCACCAAGTTCGGCCAGAGCGTCGTCGTTGCGCCCGAGGGCGTAGACGTGGTGGGTGCGGGCGAGTTCGGCGACGATCTCGCGCCCCATGCCGCCCGTGGCTCCCGTGACGATGGCGATTGCTTCGGTGGTCATACCATGGACTCTAGCCGGGGCCCCGTGCGCGCGGTCTCATCTGTCCGAAAGAGGAGGAGCATGTTCGGAGTCTTGTTCGGCATCCTGGTCGGGCTGGTGATGCCCGTGCAGACCAACGCCAACTCCCGCCTGCGCTTGTCGGTGGGTTCGCCGTTCCTGGCGTCGCTGGTGTCCTTCACCGTGGGTTTTCTCACCCTGCTGGCCGCGGCCCTGCTTCTCGACGGCCGCCTGCCCGACCCCGCCCTCACCGCCGGGCGGCCGGCCTGGTTGTGGTCCGGCGGGCTGCTCGGCGTGGCCGTGCTGACCGGAAACATCTTCCTCTTCCCCCGGCTCGGCAGCGTGCAGACGGTGGTGCTTCCCGTCA
Protein-coding sequences here:
- a CDS encoding glycosyltransferase, whose product is MSAAVTHLIVGPDGHGVTEYALALARHAGGAVVRDTGPLPPGPVHVTFTDHLFGPSPDEAVDRVLARCAGHPLSISLHDIPQPEEGAERFARRSPAYRRLAEAGDLVAGNSRHEASFFDSPVEVIPLPVPVIESRYEPEPGTVGVLGFIYPGKGHDDVIRALAGTGLKVRALGGVSAGHENWARHLRELAAECGVDLHITGYLSDADLAAEMGRIAVPVCAHRHYSASGSLMTWLGAGRRVLVSDSPYTREMAGQWPGRIGIVSDWRTSLLDAASSPTPPIGAAAGWDWPQVADAWAQAWVDLWPAVSVVIPYYNNADGLREVVAGVRAQDYPGPVEIVVADDGSSIPPPELGCVVVRQEDLGFRAAAARNLGTAAARGEVLAFFDGDTVPAPGYLRAVVPHVVADRRAVVAGTRLTGPGRTEPAWLRQAWDRTGHLSRPDETSWRFIISAVLTCARSFFDEVGGFDATIVGYGGEDWEFGFRAWHAGAVFIHEPRAVATHDEPDWGGRSPDAAQKNAESIALAHRVTHPSARPAGVFFEAADICVRVPSFVAPGVAETVIAGWLRAGDVFVITDTVPELFRADPRVRTGAQGQRITFTLALPAVPAGPVADLVERICAAGGDAELTVGQEVAAAARTRRREALGGETVTLPVDWEIVEGPRRLERDFAGW
- a CDS encoding ribose-5-phosphate isomerase, giving the protein MRVYLGADHAGFDMKNVIAEHLKKQGHDVIDCGAHTYDAEDDYPAFCIEAALRTVNDPGSLGIVLGGSGNGEQIAANKVEGARCALAWSPETARLAREHNNAQLIGLGGRMHSEEEAIAIVDAFLDQEWSKAERHQRRIDILADYERTGIPPALPEE
- a CDS encoding DsbA family protein → MTTNTVTFWFDVTCPFAWQTSRWIKEVEKVRDITVQWTPMSLAVLNDGRDLDEGYTEMMKAAWGPARVFAKVAAEEPEKVDELYTAMGTIVHAGKESGKKGFGAYDGVIEQALDEAGLNATYATVANSEQVDEQLRDFHQAAIDGVGDDVGTPVIKFGDTAFFGPVITRVPAGEEAGELFDAAVRLAEYPYFFEIKRSRTENPQV
- the pepN gene encoding aminopeptidase N — protein: MTSTNLTRDEAAHRARLLEVDNYDIALDLTGSDTEFSSVTTVSFTVREAGSTFLDLRATSVEGVHLDGRDIRREALTLDEQGYDATHGIALEDLAPGRHTLRVTATCLYSRTGEGLHRFVDPADNLTYFYTQFETADAKRVFACFDQPDLKATYDIAVTTPDDWRVISNAPQQTSSSGGRTLHRSRIDYPLSTYLIALCVGPYHEVRSTWRGTLTHHPETPAGQPTDVTVPMAIYCRRSLAEHLDADRLFTETKQGFDFFHAHFGMAYPFGKYDQVFCPEYNMGAMENAACVTIRDEYVFTSKATHYKYERRAETILHELAHMWFGDLVTMEWWDDLWLNESFATWSAALSQAEATEYDTAWVTFANVEKSWAYSQDQLPSTHPILADATDIETVEQNFDGITYAKGASVLKQLQAYVGRDAFLSGVRRHFADHAWGNATFDDLLGALQTASGRDLSGWADQWLKTTGVNRLSPAFEVADGRYTSFAVEQAGAEPGADELRTHRIAVGLYSLVDDRVTRTHRVELDVSAAATQVPELVGAAKADLVLVNDDDLTYCLMQLDEESLSFVVDNIDRIDDPMARTLCWSAAWEATRDGAMKARDFARLVARGARAETELAVLERILGQATTALRTYADPAWAHTEGRDLLVDAFLAGEREGTEETSLVFAQAVTRLPLNDAAADHLEQVLAESDDAELRWLALAALAAYGRAGTAEIQAERSRDRSATGTQAALRAEAAVNDPAVKKRVWEEVVAGDLANLDARHKMAGLVYPGSTEHLMPLAEAYFDVAPKVWEHPSHEMALSTLNGLYPVWDISTEGLARADAFLYHDLPAGLRRVIAEQHDRVARALRNRAVDAE
- a CDS encoding GntR family transcriptional regulator, encoding MNFPLSRRPAYLAIADAVRERISRCGLTGGDRLPTERELVEEFGVARMTVRSALDVLQQEGLIERRRGRSGGTFVRTVPSVVELNCMEGLPQQLRRDGLEITARVLHAGQVDADPCVAAALQIAPCEPVYRVARLGSVKGTPLIIQHSFYPPALVPGLLEEDLSQSIPELLHTRWNLRLTRKTEVIAPGLAADDEAEALAVDRDLPLLHICRTLLTEGGLPVEYSRDVLRPDIAHVRVVTEAQYA
- a CDS encoding SDR family oxidoreductase; translated protein: MTTEAIAIVTGATGGMGREIVAELARTHHVYALGRNDDALAELGALSNVTPVSTDLVTDLLGGTEAPSPVARLLDLTRIDVVVHAAAVATKFSVESARVADWRTALDINVVVPAELTRRVLPALRAARGTVVFINSGAGRGSYGDNIVYAATKHALYAVADGLRKAESGAGVRVSTVAPGPTDTPMLERLQAQSGAEYVAEHYIEPVEVARAVRTVVDAGPSAQITDISVRPRIEVGDRKPPRG